The proteins below are encoded in one region of Rhodothermus profundi:
- the coaD gene encoding pantetheine-phosphate adenylyltransferase — protein MRERLALYPGSFDPFTYGHLDIVERALRIFDRVEVTVAVNIGKEPLFSIEERCELIRQCTAHLDRVEVVAFEGLLVDHARARGATALVRGLRQVSDFEYEFRMAFANRRLYPELETVFLMTSEAYAMISSSIVREIHRWGGDVSLFVPPPVVEALRKKRAGR, from the coding sequence ATGCGAGAACGGCTGGCCCTTTATCCTGGCTCGTTTGATCCGTTTACCTATGGTCATCTCGATATTGTGGAGCGAGCGCTGCGCATCTTTGATCGGGTGGAGGTGACCGTAGCTGTCAACATTGGCAAGGAGCCACTTTTTTCTATTGAGGAACGGTGCGAATTGATTCGACAGTGCACTGCGCACCTGGACCGCGTTGAAGTAGTGGCCTTTGAGGGATTACTTGTCGACCATGCCCGGGCCCGTGGTGCTACCGCGTTGGTCCGAGGACTGCGGCAGGTGAGCGATTTTGAGTATGAGTTTCGCATGGCCTTTGCGAATCGGCGCCTCTACCCCGAGTTGGAGACAGTTTTTCTGATGACTTCGGAGGCATACGCGATGATTAGCTCGTCGATTGTGCGGGAGATTCATCGGTGGGGAGGCGACGTGAGTCTGTTCGTGCCCCCTCCTGTTGTTGAAGCGCTGCGGAAGAAACGTGCTGGCCGTTGA
- a CDS encoding pyridoxal phosphate-dependent aminotransferase, translating to MSVQLDALNPRVMAVQPSATLAMTARARQLRREGKPVIGLSAGEPDFDTPAPITEAAIQAIREGFTHYTENAGMLELREAICRKLAEENGLEYTPDQILCTNGAKQAVAMAIEVLCRPEDEVLIPAPYWVSYPEMVRLAGATPVILPTSVETGYRLTPAQLEAAITERTRLLILCSPSNPTGTVYTPEELEALAEVLRRHEHVYVLSDEIYEYILFDAEHLSFARLPGMKARTITVNGFSKGFAMTGWRLGYLAAEQPIVRAAAKVQSQFTSAPCSISQKAGLAALQMDKAPIQEMVAAFRQRRDFVLERLQAIEGITCPKPEGAFYLFPQVSAFYGRRTPDGQTITDSESLCLYLLEQCHVALVPGQAFGDPNGLRISYAASMEDLREAMERIEAGLAALQ from the coding sequence ATGTCGGTACAGCTTGATGCGCTGAATCCCCGGGTTATGGCCGTGCAGCCGTCGGCTACGCTGGCCATGACGGCTCGGGCCAGGCAATTGCGCCGCGAAGGCAAGCCGGTTATCGGGCTGAGCGCAGGGGAGCCAGATTTTGATACGCCGGCCCCCATTACGGAAGCTGCTATTCAGGCTATTCGTGAAGGATTTACGCACTACACGGAAAACGCCGGCATGCTTGAGCTCCGGGAGGCCATCTGTCGCAAGTTGGCTGAAGAAAATGGCCTCGAATACACGCCCGATCAGATTCTCTGCACGAACGGAGCCAAGCAGGCCGTAGCGATGGCCATCGAAGTACTCTGCCGTCCTGAAGACGAAGTGCTGATTCCGGCGCCCTACTGGGTTAGCTATCCGGAGATGGTTCGGTTGGCCGGAGCTACACCGGTCATTCTGCCCACTTCGGTCGAAACCGGCTATCGCCTGACGCCCGCGCAACTGGAAGCGGCCATTACGGAGCGCACGCGTCTGCTTATTCTCTGTTCTCCTTCGAATCCGACGGGAACGGTTTATACGCCCGAAGAACTGGAGGCCCTGGCTGAGGTGCTGCGGCGGCATGAGCATGTCTACGTGCTTTCGGATGAAATCTATGAGTACATTCTATTTGATGCCGAGCATCTCTCGTTTGCGCGCCTGCCCGGCATGAAAGCGCGGACCATTACGGTGAACGGCTTCTCAAAAGGCTTTGCTATGACCGGGTGGCGACTGGGGTATCTGGCAGCGGAGCAACCTATTGTCCGGGCAGCGGCCAAGGTGCAAAGCCAGTTTACTTCAGCGCCCTGCAGCATCTCCCAGAAAGCCGGGCTGGCTGCGCTCCAGATGGATAAGGCCCCTATCCAGGAGATGGTCGCAGCTTTCCGGCAACGCCGCGATTTCGTGCTGGAGCGGCTGCAGGCTATAGAAGGCATCACCTGTCCAAAGCCTGAGGGGGCCTTCTATCTGTTTCCTCAGGTGTCTGCCTTCTACGGACGTCGCACCCCTGATGGGCAAACCATTACCGACAGTGAATCGCTTTGCTTGTATCTGTTGGAGCAGTGCCATGTAGCCCTCGTGCCCGGGCAGGCTTTTGGAGACCCGAATGGTCTGCGCATTTCGTACGCAGCCTCGATGGAAGACCTTCGGGAAGCCATGGAACGTATTGAAGCCGGGCTGGCCGCTCTGCAATGA
- a CDS encoding site-2 protease family protein has translation MEPIPGFRLREAVNVTPRRPQRVWLHLLLFALTLVSTTLTWPDWAGRWLLYERVGYSALLADGLRFSLPLLLILTVHEFGHYLAARAHRIDTSLPYYIPFPFNGIGTFGAVIRIREPIPDTRALFDIGVAGPLAGFVVALIVLLYALLTLPPPTYLLDVPGHEALKAYILAHGRFPSAPLPAADPNSVTLVLGPTLLFDTLARFFPNVPPMYELYHYPTLFAAWLGLFFTALNLLPVGQLDGGHVLYALFGRKWHRRLARVFVLTLLVSATIGFALETLPPLLQEGIWWLEPAAWFGLALVLYLYLHRLFEGDHRVVAPALLGLMVLAALAPRLADWVGWLGHSGWFLWSLIILYLIRVDHPPVGYRLTLTRRQRVLGWTAIVIFVLCFSMRPLYLI, from the coding sequence TTGGAGCCAATCCCGGGCTTTCGCTTGCGGGAAGCGGTCAACGTTACGCCTCGGCGGCCGCAGCGGGTATGGCTGCATTTGCTGCTGTTCGCCCTGACGCTGGTTTCAACAACTCTGACCTGGCCTGACTGGGCCGGTCGATGGCTACTGTACGAACGCGTCGGGTACAGCGCCCTGTTGGCCGATGGATTACGTTTTAGCCTGCCCTTGCTACTCATTCTGACGGTGCATGAATTCGGGCACTACCTGGCCGCTCGCGCTCATCGCATCGACACCAGCCTGCCCTATTACATTCCCTTTCCGTTCAATGGGATTGGAACTTTTGGAGCCGTCATTCGCATTCGGGAGCCCATTCCCGACACGCGCGCGCTGTTCGATATCGGAGTAGCCGGCCCACTGGCCGGCTTTGTCGTGGCGCTGATTGTGCTGCTTTATGCCCTGCTGACGCTACCACCGCCTACGTATCTGCTGGACGTGCCCGGCCACGAAGCCCTCAAGGCGTACATTCTGGCGCACGGCCGTTTCCCATCGGCTCCCCTTCCAGCCGCCGATCCGAACAGTGTGACGCTCGTGTTAGGCCCCACCCTGCTGTTTGATACCCTGGCTCGCTTTTTTCCGAATGTGCCCCCTATGTACGAGCTGTACCACTATCCTACCCTGTTTGCGGCCTGGCTGGGGTTGTTCTTTACGGCGTTGAACCTGCTGCCAGTAGGGCAGCTTGATGGTGGGCACGTACTATATGCTCTTTTTGGACGCAAATGGCACCGACGGCTAGCCCGCGTCTTTGTGCTCACCCTGCTTGTGTCAGCTACCATTGGCTTTGCCCTGGAAACGTTGCCGCCGCTGTTGCAGGAAGGCATCTGGTGGCTGGAGCCGGCTGCCTGGTTTGGCTTGGCGCTGGTGCTATACCTGTATTTGCATCGACTTTTTGAAGGAGACCATCGCGTCGTGGCGCCGGCGCTGCTGGGGCTTATGGTGCTGGCCGCGTTAGCTCCTCGCCTGGCGGACTGGGTCGGCTGGCTCGGGCATAGCGGCTGGTTTCTCTGGAGTCTGATAATTCTTTACCTTATTCGCGTGGATCACCCTCCCGTAGGATACCGGTTGACGCTTACGCGCAGGCAACGGGTGCTGGGGTGGACCGCTATTGTTATCTTTGTGCTGTGCTTCAGCATGCGCCCGTTGTACCTGATTTGA